The following proteins are encoded in a genomic region of Paenibacillus sp. FSL H3-0469:
- the thiD gene encoding bifunctional hydroxymethylpyrimidine kinase/phosphomethylpyrimidine kinase encodes MTSIRKALTIAGSDSGGGAGIQADLKTFQELGVYGMSALTALTAQNTLGVQGVYPMEPESVAAQLDSIGSDLPPDAIKTGMLFSSDIIRIVASKVQQYGWQQKLVIDPVMVAKGGSQLLLQEAVQALITSLLPLSLAITPNLPEAEMLTGMKIQGRKDREKAARLLHQMGPEYIILKGGHDPSGDEAVDLLYDGREFQYMSSPRIATKHTHGTGCTFSAAVTAGLALGHSMPEAVQTAKAFIQAAIEDSLNIGAGQGPTNHFAYRNRMRSRGITL; translated from the coding sequence ATGACTAGCATACGCAAAGCATTGACCATTGCCGGTTCTGACAGCGGCGGCGGGGCCGGGATCCAGGCGGATTTGAAGACTTTTCAGGAGCTGGGAGTGTACGGCATGTCTGCACTTACTGCACTCACCGCCCAGAACACACTAGGTGTCCAGGGAGTCTATCCGATGGAGCCGGAGTCCGTTGCAGCCCAGCTGGATTCGATCGGCAGTGACCTGCCGCCGGATGCCATTAAGACAGGGATGCTGTTCAGCAGTGACATTATCCGCATCGTTGCCAGTAAAGTGCAGCAGTACGGCTGGCAGCAAAAGCTGGTGATCGATCCGGTCATGGTCGCCAAGGGCGGCTCACAGCTGCTGCTCCAGGAGGCAGTGCAAGCCCTGATTACAAGCCTGCTTCCGCTCTCGCTCGCCATTACCCCCAATCTTCCTGAAGCAGAGATGCTGACGGGAATGAAGATTCAGGGCAGGAAAGACCGGGAGAAGGCAGCAAGACTGCTTCATCAGATGGGACCCGAGTATATTATCTTGAAAGGCGGACATGACCCGTCAGGAGATGAGGCGGTGGATCTGCTCTATGACGGACGGGAATTCCAGTATATGTCCAGCCCGCGGATTGCGACGAAGCATACTCACGGAACCGGCTGCACCTTCTCAGCTGCGGTGACGGCAGGTCTTGCGCTGGGCCATTCCATGCCAGAAGCTGTCCAGACCGCCAAGGCCTTCATTCAAGCCGCGATTGAGGATAGCCTGAACATAGGGGCCGGGCAGGGGCCGACGAATCATTTTGCTTACAGGAACCGGATGAGATCAAGGGGGATAACGCTATGA
- the thiM gene encoding hydroxyethylthiazole kinase, with protein MSYLSKVRQANPLVHNITNIVVANFTANGLLALGASPFMADAIEEVADVAAMSGAVVLNIGTLNEAAIASMTRAGKAANRHHVPLVLDPVGAGATAYRTNVTAGLLSELQLTALRGNVAEVANVAGESWASKGVDAGAGEGDVVALAIKAAQKLNCVVIITGKEDIITDGKRTYIASNGHSIMTRVTGTGCLLSAVVGAFLAVSGGDVLEAAAEALSLYGVAAELAAEAAEGQGPGSFQTLFLNQLSLVTPEQYNSRSRLKLLEA; from the coding sequence ATGTCTTATCTGTCCAAAGTACGCCAGGCGAACCCGCTGGTGCATAATATCACGAATATCGTAGTCGCTAACTTCACAGCGAACGGGCTGCTGGCTCTGGGAGCCTCGCCGTTCATGGCCGATGCCATCGAAGAAGTAGCGGATGTCGCCGCCATGTCCGGGGCGGTTGTGCTGAACATCGGCACGCTGAATGAAGCTGCCATCGCTTCCATGACCCGGGCCGGGAAGGCTGCGAACCGCCACCATGTGCCGCTAGTGCTTGATCCCGTTGGAGCCGGGGCTACCGCCTACCGCACGAACGTTACGGCGGGGCTGCTCAGTGAGCTTCAGCTGACAGCGCTGCGCGGCAATGTGGCTGAGGTTGCCAATGTGGCCGGGGAGAGCTGGGCAAGCAAAGGCGTGGATGCCGGAGCAGGCGAAGGCGATGTAGTCGCTCTAGCCATTAAAGCGGCGCAGAAGCTGAACTGTGTTGTGATTATCACCGGCAAGGAAGACATCATCACAGACGGCAAGCGCACTTATATCGCCAGCAACGGCCACTCCATTATGACCCGGGTAACCGGAACCGGCTGCCTGCTAAGTGCTGTAGTGGGCGCATTTCTTGCCGTAAGCGGCGGGGATGTGCTAGAGGCGGCTGCCGAGGCCCTCTCCTTATACGGCGTGGCAGCAGAGCTTGCGGCTGAGGCTGCTGAAGGCCAAGGTCCAGGCAGCTTCCAGACCTTGTTCCTGAATCAATTGTCACTGGTGACTCCGGAGCAATACAACAGCCGATCCCGGCTGAAGCTGCTCGAAGCCTAA
- a CDS encoding ABC transporter substrate-binding protein, producing MITIRYARYLHHAISRPAMLLSALLLCMLPVLAGCANTNNPAASGSPAGTGAEEAAHKLTIMLDWYPNAVHSFLYAAEAEGYFAEKGLEVEIQMPADTNDALKLVAAGKVDLALSYQPQVLMARGEQIPVKSIAALVRHPLNHLMVAADSGITRPGELSGKLAGYSSVPLYEAMLNTMVKSDGGDPSSLKLVDVGFELIPALSTGRVDGIMGGFINHEQLILEQQGHPVRSFNPVDYGVPDYYELVLAASEQGLQDSQGFYQKFVDAIRKGQQYVAGHPDEALKLLLAHQEDTAPLDEVIEQRSLEILLPLMDAGSQPFGYQDSASWEQVNQWLMENGLLAADVDIKNAYINF from the coding sequence ATGATTACTATCCGCTATGCCCGTTATCTGCACCATGCAATTTCAAGGCCAGCCATGCTGCTGTCCGCTCTGCTCCTCTGTATGCTGCCTGTCCTGGCAGGCTGCGCCAATACGAACAATCCGGCGGCCTCCGGCTCCCCGGCTGGTACTGGAGCTGAAGAAGCAGCCCATAAGCTAACGATTATGCTCGACTGGTATCCCAATGCGGTTCACTCTTTTTTGTATGCGGCAGAGGCTGAAGGTTATTTCGCTGAGAAAGGTCTGGAGGTTGAGATTCAGATGCCGGCCGATACCAATGATGCGCTGAAGCTGGTTGCTGCGGGTAAGGTGGATCTGGCACTCAGCTATCAGCCGCAGGTGTTGATGGCACGGGGGGAGCAGATTCCGGTCAAGTCGATTGCCGCGCTGGTGCGCCACCCGCTGAATCATCTCATGGTAGCCGCTGACAGCGGCATTACCCGCCCGGGAGAGCTGTCAGGCAAGCTGGCCGGATATTCCTCCGTTCCGTTATATGAAGCGATGCTGAATACGATGGTGAAAAGCGACGGCGGGGACCCTTCCTCCCTCAAGCTGGTGGATGTCGGTTTTGAGCTGATTCCTGCCCTCTCCACCGGACGGGTGGATGGAATTATGGGCGGGTTCATCAACCATGAGCAGCTGATTCTGGAGCAGCAAGGCCATCCGGTCCGCTCCTTCAATCCCGTGGATTACGGGGTCCCGGATTATTATGAGCTGGTGCTGGCCGCCAGTGAGCAGGGACTGCAGGATTCGCAGGGCTTTTATCAGAAATTCGTGGATGCCATCAGAAAAGGCCAGCAGTATGTAGCCGGTCACCCGGATGAAGCGCTGAAGCTGCTGCTTGCCCATCAGGAGGACACCGCGCCGCTGGATGAAGTGATTGAACAGCGCAGTCTGGAGATCCTGCTGCCGCTGATGGATGCCGGTTCCCAGCCCTTCGGCTATCAGGACAGCGCATCATGGGAGCAGGTGAACCAGTGGCTGATGGAGAACGGCTTGCTGGCAGCGGATGTGGATATTAAGAATGCTTATATTAATTTTTAA